Proteins encoded in a region of the Vicia villosa cultivar HV-30 ecotype Madison, WI linkage group LG5, Vvil1.0, whole genome shotgun sequence genome:
- the LOC131604348 gene encoding putative expansin-B2 produces MDIFLGCLFSLIVVYSFIVNPCYCLNRKLFNVSQIQNDNNQWQGAIATWYGPPNGAGSDGGACGYTDSVEKPPLSRMISAGGPSLFLKGVGCGACYEVKCIENNACSGNAVTVMITDECPECVESAHFDLSGTAFGSIASSGNADNLRNAGKINIQFQRVACSFGNSIAFIIDSGANPYYFATEIEYENGIGDIVQVEINQSNQWLSMQRSWGARWALNLGTQLETPFSIRLTESGNGSMKSIVIENVIPSNWQPGQVFRSLVNF; encoded by the exons ATGGACATTTTTCTTGGTTGTCTCTTTTCTCTTATAGTAGTTTATTCTTTTATAGTAAACCCTTGTTACTGCCTTAACCGAAAATTGTTTAATGTTTCACAAATTCAAAATGATAATAATCAATGGCAAGGGGCAATAGCTACATGGTATGGACCTCCCAATGGTGCAGGATCGGATG GTGGTGCTTGTGGATATACTGATAGTGTAGAGAAACCTCCACTTTCTAGAATGATATCAGCTGGAGGTCCATCTCTTTTTCTTAAAGGAGTAGGATGTGGTGCTTGTTATGAG GTGAAATGCATAGAAAATAATGCATGCTCAGGAAATGCTGTGACTGTGATGATAACTGATGAATGTCCTGAATGTGTTGAATCAGCCCATTTTGATCTAAGTGGAACTGCATTTGGTTCCATTGCAAGTTCTGGCAATGCCGATAATCTTCGCAATGCTGGAAAAATTAATATTCAATTCCAAAG GGTTGCATGCTCTTTTGGAAATTCAATAGCCTTTATTATTGATAGTGGAGCAAATCCATACTATTTTGCTACTGAAATAGAATATGAAAATGGAATTGGTGATATTGTACAAGTGGAAataaaccaatcaaatcaatggCTTTCAATGCAACGATCATGGGGTGCAAGATGGGCTTTGAACTTAGGTACACAATTGGAAACTCCATTTTCTATTAGACTCACAGAGAGTGGAAATGGAAGTATGAAGAGCATTGTAATTGAGAATGTGATTCCAAGTAATTGGCAACCTGGTCAAGTTTTTCGATCACTTGTTAATTTCTAG